The Leifsonia poae region GATCGTCCCCTCCGCCTGCGCGCGGGTGAGCACTTCGCCGAACCGCTGCCGGAACCGTGTCGACGCCTCGGAGATCTCCTCTGCGGTGGCGTATCCGGCCGCTTCGAGCGCGACGACGAGGTCGTGTTTGCGGCGGGAACCGGCGATGGCCTCCGCCACGAACCGGAGGACGGCGGCGCCGGCGTCCCCGTCATCGACAGTGCCGGTTGCGAGTGCGTCGAGCTGTTGGGCGACGAGCGCGGCGAGCAGCGCGGACTTCGTGGGGAAGTTGCGGTAGAAAGTGCCTGTGCCGATGCCGGCGAGGGCCGCGACCTCGTCGACCGAGAACGCGGCGCCTTTCTGCTCGAAACAGTCGGCGGCGACGTGCAGGAGCCGCTCGCGATTCCTGACAGCGTCGGCGCGGGTCGCCGGTGGGGTGCTCGACAAACGGAACCTACCTTCCGTATTCTGATCGGAACGTCTGTTCCGTTTCCAACCCTAGGAGATTCCGATGTCCGAAGCCACCGAGACAGCACAGCGGTTCCTCGAGCGGACCGTCGCCGATCTGCGCACACTCGCCGACGTCTACGCTGAGCGGGCCGTGATCGAGATGCCGTTCGCTGCGCCCCTGTTCCCCGAGCGGAGAGAAGTGACCCGCGAGGAGCTGCGGGCCGGCTTCTCGCGCACGGGAGGCGCTCGATACACCCGCGTGAGCGGTGTCCGGATACACGAGACCGCCGACCCCGCCACCGCCGTCATCGAGTACCGGCTCCACGGCGTCACCGCACACGATGGGCGGGAATTCGCACTCGACTACGTGATGGTGATCACCACGGAGAACGGTCTGATCGTGCACTCGCGCGACTACTCGAGCGTCGTGCAGGCCGCTCAGGCACTGGGGATGACCGAGCGGCTCGTGGCGGCCATGACCGGCGCCGACTGAATGCCTTACGGGCGGCGAGGCGTCAGGCTGCGAAGACCACTCGCAGCCCGAGCCAGCCGGCCAGGTCGTCGATCTCCGCGCGCACCGCGCCCATCATCGAGCCGTCGAACGGAACGTCTTCGTGGAGGGCGTTCACCGTCAGTGTTCCGGCCATGCGGTCCGCGATCGCATCGAGCTTGCCGACGAGGCGGTCGTCATGCAGGATCGGCAGCGCAAACGAGCCCCAGCGGCGCTTTCCGGCGGGTTTGTACATCTCGAGCAGGTACTCGAAGTCGAAGACCTCGAGCGTTCGGATGCGGTCGTGGATGAGTCGGTCGAACGGGGAGAGCAGGGCCGTTCGCCCGGCGAAGGGGCGATCGAGCGCATCCGGATCGACCCGCCACTCGCGGCTGCTTCCGTCGAGCTGTGCCGGCTCACCGGCCTCGCCGACCATCACGGCCCGGGCGATGCCGAGCGAGCGCAGGCGCCGCTGATCGCGGAGACGTTTCGCCTCCTCCAATGGGAGCGGCTCCACACCGGCGGGATAGACGCGTTCGGCGAGATCGAAGGTGCGCTGGCGACCGATCCGGCCGGCAGTGGCCACCTCGCCACGAGCCACCAGGAACTCGAGCATCCGGGTGACGTTCTGGTTGTGGGTCCAGCCGCTCGACACCCACGGTATCGTGCTGGTGTCCGGGATATGGCGGGAGAGCAGCGGGCCCGCATCCCGAAGCCGGGCGAGCACATCGTTTCGGAACGTCTCGTTGGCCGCCAGCCAGACCCGGGCATCGCGGAACCGCACACCCTGGGCCATCTCGGCGAGGTGGAGCGGCAGATCCGAGATGGGTCGCACCATCGCGATCGCCGGACTGGTCGCCTCGTCTTGCGCCTTGTGCTCCCAGAGGGTTCGATCCTGTTCGATCGCCTTCTGCAGTTCTGCCGGCCGATGCGACGAGCCCAGCCGCGACCAGGCGATCAGATCGGCGCTCGGCGCGATGGTGGCCGTCGGGTCGAGCTGGAGGAAAGTGAGCTGCTGCACGAGCGGCAGCAGCCCGACCGGTCGCGCGGCATCGAGCCGCTGCGCCCGGATCGCGATGCGCCTGGCCTCGGTCTTGTCGAGCCGCAGCGGTGTCATGCTTCAACGCTATTCAGCGGTGTGGGCGGACGCAATGTCGGCTCGGGGAGAGACAGCCGTGGGCCGTTGGCGGGGCGGGCATCGGCGCGTAGTGTCGGGCCATGTCGAACTCCGTCGTGCATTTCGAGATCATCGGCCCGCACCCCGGGGCTCTGCGCAGGTTCTATGCCGACCTCTTCGGCTGGGATGCGCCGCCCGGCGCCCCGGTTGCGCCCGAGGTCTCCGAGGTGACGAGCTACTCGTTCATCGAGGCGCCATCGGAGGCGGAGAGCGGCAACCAGGGCGGGATTCCGGGCGGAATCGGCGGGGGAGACGGCTACGCGGCGCGAGTGGGGTTCTACGTCGGCGTCGCGGATGTCGAAGCGGCACTGGCCGATGCGGAACGTCTCGGTGGCCTGCGCGTGCTCGGACCGGCGGTGAATGCGGCGGGCGGCGTCGTCGTCGGGCACTTCCGCGACCCGGCCGGCAATCTGATCGGCGTCGCGGGGCCGATGTGACGCAGACCGCACGCGGTGCTGCTCCCCGCGCGGGTCAGGCGACCGCGGGGTTGCGGCGGGTCAGCGGGAGAAGCGCGGCCGCGAGCACGGCGACAGCGGACACCGCCAGCGCAACGGTGAAACCGCCGGTGACGATCGTCACAGCGATCGTCCCGAACACCGCCACGCCGAGCCCGTTCCCCAGGGAGAACCCGACCTCCTGAACGGCACCGACCTGCCCGGCCTGGTCGGGCGTCGTCGCGTCGAAGAGGGCGGTGGCGGCGAGCGTCCCGATCACGCCGAAACCGGCGCCGATCATCGCGAGCGGAACCACCATCACGGCCGGGTCGAACGCGAGCCAGGCCAGCCCGGCGGCCTGGAGGATCAGCGCGGACATCATCACCCCACCGCTGCTGAACCAGCGCAGCGCCGCCGGAGCGGCAACACCGCCGACCGCGATCGTGATCGCCTGCGGAAGCAGGATCAGGCCGGCGACCACTGGGCTCTCGCCCCGCACCTCTTGCAGGTGCACGCTCGTGAGATAGACGGTGGCCGCGCTCGCGCCGGTGCTCACCAGGATTCGGGCGTACGCGTCGGTGAACCCGGAGATGGTGAACAGGCGCACATCGATGAGCGGATCGGCCAGGTGCAGCTGCCGACGCACGAACACGACGAGCGCGGCCACACCGACGGCCGCCGCCACGGCTGCGGGAATCGGCGTCGCGATGAGGTGTTGAAGGGCGAAGACGATGCCCGCGAGCGCGACCACCGAGGTCAGTATGCTCGCCGCATCCCAGTGCGGTTGCGTCGGCGTTCGCGACTCCGGCACCAGCCAGAGCGCCAGACCGATCGCGATCACTGCGAGGGGAACGCAGCCGAGCAGGATCCAGCGCCAGCCGGGCCCCTCCGCGAGGAGACCGCCGACCACCGGTCCGAACGCGCTGCCCGCGCCGAATGTGGCCGTCCACAAGCCATAGGCGAGCACCCGTTCGCGGGCCTGGTAGTGCGATCCGATGGTGGCCACGACACTCGCCACGACCATCGCCTCGGCCAGGCCGAGCAGGGCACGGATGACGATGAGCAGCAGGCCGTCGGAGACGAACCCGCCCGCGAGGTTGAGCAGGGCGAAGCCGATCAGGCCGAGCACCATGATGCGCCGCCGGCCGAAGGCGTCGCCGGCGCGGGCGGCGACCACGAGCGTCGCCGCGAGGGCGAGCGGGTAGACGTCGATGATCCAGATGCCTTCGGCCTCGCTGAGCCCGAGATCGATGCGCATCGCCGGGAGGGCTGTCGTCGCCGCGGAGATCGTGAGGCTGCCGATGAGGATGCCGAGCAGCATCGGGATCATCGCCAGCCAGGCGCGCGGGGCACTGCGGGCGTGTGGTGGCGGAGCGGGCACGGTCACAGCGCGCTCACGGGAGGGACGGGAAACGCATCTGTCGGATTCTCCGAGTCGTCGAACGGTGGTTCCTGGAGGGCCCGGAGGACCTGCAGCTAGTCTTCCACGGCCGACCCTCCGCTGTCTGCCGTCCGACGGCCCAGTTCTGCCGGACTCAGGTGCTCGAGCTCGTCGAGGAGGGCGGTTCCGGCGGCGTCGCGGGCGATCGTCGTGCCACCACGGGCGCGCGGCTGCAGTGGAGGAATCACCCGCGCATCCGGGAATAGCCGCACGACACCGTTGTTGAACTTGAGTGAACACGACTCAAGTTTCGAGAATCAGGAGAAATCGTGCCCGAGAACTTCACCCCCGAGCCAGACGCGGGCAACTCGTTCGACGAGTTCCTCGCCCGCTATCTCGCGGGCGAACGTGCGCGCAGCGCGCGTTCCATCGACATCAGCCGCTTCCTGAGCCGGCGCACCCAGGAGATCCTTGCCGAGGCCGGACGTTTCGCGCTCGCCCACGGACACCGCGAACTCGACGCTCTGCACATCCTTCGCGTGATGGTCGAGGAAGAGCCCGCCGTCGACGCCGTGCGCCGGCTCGGCATCGACCCCGCCGCGATCGCGGCCGCCGCCGAGGAGCGGATGCCGCAATCCGGCGCCGTCGTCGACGTCGACTCCGCGTCGGTCACCCCATCCGCGCAGCGGGCGCTGTTCCACGCCTACCAGGTCGCGCGCGCCTCCGGTTCAACGTACATCGACCCGGAGCACCTCTTCTTCGCGCTCGTCATCGTGCAAGACTCCCCGGCCGGGCAGGTTCTGCAGGCGGCCGGTGTCACGGCCGATGCGCTCACCTCGGCCATGCGGCAGTCCGCGACGGTCGGGGCAGGATCCGCAGGGTCTGGGGAGCCCGAGACCGAATCCGGCTCCTCCGAGACGCCGATGCTGGACACCTACGGCACCGACCTGACCCAGCTCGCCCGCGACGGCAAGCTCGACCCGGTGATCGGCCGACTCGACGAGATCGAGCAGACCGTGGAGATCCTCTCGCGCCGCACGAAGAACAACCCGGTGCTGATCGGCGAGGCGGGTGTCGGTAAAACGGCCATCGTCGAAGGGCTGGCTCAGGCGGTCGTCGACGGAGGTGTGCCCGAGCAGCTGCAGGGCAAACGGATCGTCTCCCTCGACCTGGCCGGCATGCTGGCAGGAACCCGCTATCGCGGCGACTTCGAAGA contains the following coding sequences:
- a CDS encoding TetR/AcrR family transcriptional regulator: MSSTPPATRADAVRNRERLLHVAADCFEQKGAAFSVDEVAALAGIGTGTFYRNFPTKSALLAALVAQQLDALATGTVDDGDAGAAVLRFVAEAIAGSRRKHDLVVALEAAGYATAEEISEASTRFRQRFGEVLTRAQAEGTIRADLGLEDLLALLSAATAAAARRGSSAAAVAAVIGDGLRPQPI
- a CDS encoding nuclear transport factor 2 family protein, which gives rise to MSEATETAQRFLERTVADLRTLADVYAERAVIEMPFAAPLFPERREVTREELRAGFSRTGGARYTRVSGVRIHETADPATAVIEYRLHGVTAHDGREFALDYVMVITTENGLIVHSRDYSSVVQAAQALGMTERLVAAMTGAD
- a CDS encoding DNA glycosylase AlkZ-like family protein: MTPLRLDKTEARRIAIRAQRLDAARPVGLLPLVQQLTFLQLDPTATIAPSADLIAWSRLGSSHRPAELQKAIEQDRTLWEHKAQDEATSPAIAMVRPISDLPLHLAEMAQGVRFRDARVWLAANETFRNDVLARLRDAGPLLSRHIPDTSTIPWVSSGWTHNQNVTRMLEFLVARGEVATAGRIGRQRTFDLAERVYPAGVEPLPLEEAKRLRDQRRLRSLGIARAVMVGEAGEPAQLDGSSREWRVDPDALDRPFAGRTALLSPFDRLIHDRIRTLEVFDFEYLLEMYKPAGKRRWGSFALPILHDDRLVGKLDAIADRMAGTLTVNALHEDVPFDGSMMGAVRAEIDDLAGWLGLRVVFAA
- a CDS encoding VOC family protein is translated as MSNSVVHFEIIGPHPGALRRFYADLFGWDAPPGAPVAPEVSEVTSYSFIEAPSEAESGNQGGIPGGIGGGDGYAARVGFYVGVADVEAALADAERLGGLRVLGPAVNAAGGVVVGHFRDPAGNLIGVAGPM
- a CDS encoding MFS transporter, with the protein product MTVPAPPPHARSAPRAWLAMIPMLLGILIGSLTISAATTALPAMRIDLGLSEAEGIWIIDVYPLALAATLVVAARAGDAFGRRRIMVLGLIGFALLNLAGGFVSDGLLLIVIRALLGLAEAMVVASVVATIGSHYQARERVLAYGLWTATFGAGSAFGPVVGGLLAEGPGWRWILLGCVPLAVIAIGLALWLVPESRTPTQPHWDAASILTSVVALAGIVFALQHLIATPIPAAVAAAVGVAALVVFVRRQLHLADPLIDVRLFTISGFTDAYARILVSTGASAATVYLTSVHLQEVRGESPVVAGLILLPQAITIAVGGVAAPAALRWFSSGGVMMSALILQAAGLAWLAFDPAVMVVPLAMIGAGFGVIGTLAATALFDATTPDQAGQVGAVQEVGFSLGNGLGVAVFGTIAVTIVTGGFTVALAVSAVAVLAAALLPLTRRNPAVA